A single region of the Phycisphaerae bacterium RAS1 genome encodes:
- the sigA_3 gene encoding RNA polymerase sigma factor SigA codes for MLPGEQPEIVSPVRKIEPTSKLPANAVLRTLPDDHVEVVKRVLTETAECVFDSSFLRQDSESLYTGRLVRVEKTPRRPLKPDDSGMDLLADGELSPAAASERQLFLRLNYSRWRVMQKLEEFAGRRLTVDAIRELVRYELIVLETRDEIVRINMPLVLAMSKRTRITGVDFSDLISEGNLALLRSADKFDCNRGFKFSTYACRAILKSFSRVATRAARYRGYFPTEFDPTMEKSDHVNQKRVTVEVEYVDELKSILGRNLAQLNQVEQQVISARFALDPAADPENKAKTLEQVGEMIGVTKERVRQIQNRALSKLRSVLEESISPS; via the coding sequence ATGCTTCCCGGTGAGCAGCCCGAAATCGTCAGTCCCGTCCGAAAGATCGAACCCACCAGCAAGCTGCCCGCAAACGCGGTGCTGCGGACGTTGCCCGACGATCACGTAGAGGTGGTCAAGCGCGTCCTGACCGAGACGGCCGAGTGCGTATTCGACTCGTCGTTCCTCAGGCAGGACTCTGAATCGCTCTACACCGGTCGATTGGTCCGCGTCGAGAAGACGCCCCGGCGGCCACTCAAGCCCGACGACAGCGGCATGGACCTTCTGGCCGACGGCGAGCTCTCGCCCGCGGCTGCGTCCGAGCGGCAGCTCTTCCTGCGGCTGAATTACTCGCGTTGGCGCGTGATGCAGAAGCTGGAGGAATTCGCGGGCCGGCGGCTGACGGTCGACGCCATTCGCGAGCTGGTCCGCTACGAATTGATCGTGCTCGAGACGCGCGACGAGATCGTGCGCATCAACATGCCGCTGGTGCTGGCGATGTCCAAGCGGACGCGCATCACCGGCGTCGATTTTTCGGACCTGATCAGCGAAGGAAACCTGGCCCTGCTTCGCAGCGCCGACAAGTTCGACTGCAACCGCGGCTTCAAGTTCAGTACGTACGCGTGCCGCGCGATCCTGAAGAGCTTTTCGCGCGTCGCCACGCGGGCCGCCCGCTACCGCGGTTACTTTCCGACCGAATTCGACCCGACCATGGAGAAGAGCGATCACGTGAATCAGAAGCGCGTGACGGTTGAGGTCGAGTACGTCGATGAGCTGAAGTCGATCCTGGGCCGCAACCTGGCGCAGCTCAATCAGGTGGAGCAGCAGGTGATCTCCGCGCGCTTCGCGCTCGACCCCGCCGCCGACCCCGAGAACAAAGCCAAGACGCTCGAACAAGTGGGCGAGATGATCGGCGTGACCAAAGAGCGCGTGCGACAGATTCAGAACCGGGCGCTGAGCAAGCTGCGCAGCGTGCTGGAGGAGTCCATTTCGCCGTCTTGA
- a CDS encoding EthD protein encodes MVKLIALYSKPDDAAAFNTHYRETHMPLAMKMPGLRKCELGVIKSAAGGGEARYFLQAELYFDNQAALDAAMKSAEGRAAAKDVMGFAGKLIHMMVAEVETSTPG; translated from the coding sequence GTGGTCAAGCTCATCGCTCTGTACAGCAAGCCGGATGACGCCGCCGCCTTCAATACGCACTACCGCGAGACGCACATGCCGCTGGCGATGAAGATGCCCGGGCTGCGCAAGTGCGAGCTGGGGGTGATCAAGTCAGCCGCGGGCGGGGGCGAGGCGCGCTATTTTCTGCAGGCGGAACTGTATTTCGACAATCAGGCGGCGCTGGATGCGGCGATGAAGTCGGCGGAGGGGCGCGCGGCGGCGAAGGATGTGATGGGCTTCGCGGGGAAGCTGATTCACATGATGGTGGCGGAGGTGGAGACGAGTACGCCGGGATAG
- the hmuU gene encoding Hemin transport system permease protein HmuU, translated as MPARANTARVLLLATLALVAIAGAALVGPTPLPPADILDIQHSRIFWPLRVPRTLLAAAAGAALATGGVVFQALFRNPLAEPYTLGVASGASLAAAIGFLCGLGSRWSLAALVGIELHLPELPVLAFVGALGAIGLVYLMARFRGQRDMTHLLLAGVCVAYLSSAGVLLVTFLADRVVTNDIVKWMMGSLAGARPTAAAEVGVALLIVWLAAAAQHRALDLLALGDDVAASRGVPVSRVVWSCYLLVGLLTAVVVANCGPIGFVGLMLPHMTRAVVGARTLPLLGGAALGGAAFLAWCDAIGRSVRVYELPVGVITNLIGAGFFFYLLARTDIAMRR; from the coding sequence ATGCCCGCCCGCGCCAACACCGCCCGCGTGCTGCTGCTGGCGACGCTCGCGCTCGTGGCGATCGCTGGGGCGGCGCTTGTCGGGCCGACGCCGCTGCCGCCGGCGGACATCCTCGACATTCAGCACAGCCGCATTTTCTGGCCGCTGCGCGTGCCGCGAACGTTGCTGGCGGCGGCGGCGGGGGCGGCGCTGGCGACCGGGGGCGTGGTTTTCCAGGCGCTTTTTCGAAATCCGCTTGCGGAGCCCTACACCCTGGGCGTCGCCAGCGGGGCGTCGCTGGCGGCGGCGATCGGGTTCCTGTGTGGATTGGGCTCGCGCTGGAGCCTGGCGGCGCTCGTGGGGATTGAGCTGCACCTGCCGGAGTTGCCGGTGCTGGCGTTCGTCGGGGCGCTGGGGGCGATTGGACTGGTTTATCTCATGGCGCGTTTTCGCGGGCAGCGGGATATGACGCACCTGCTTCTGGCGGGCGTGTGCGTGGCCTACCTGTCCTCCGCGGGGGTGCTGCTGGTCACGTTTCTGGCGGACCGCGTCGTAACGAATGACATCGTGAAGTGGATGATGGGCTCGCTGGCCGGGGCGCGCCCGACCGCCGCGGCCGAGGTGGGAGTCGCGCTGCTGATCGTCTGGCTGGCCGCGGCGGCGCAGCACCGGGCGCTGGACCTGCTGGCGCTGGGCGACGACGTGGCGGCGTCGCGCGGCGTGCCGGTGTCGCGCGTGGTCTGGAGCTGCTACCTGTTGGTGGGGCTGCTGACGGCGGTGGTCGTGGCGAACTGCGGGCCGATCGGGTTTGTGGGGTTGATGCTGCCGCACATGACGCGGGCGGTGGTCGGAGCGCGGACGCTGCCGCTTCTGGGCGGCGCGGCGCTGGGAGGGGCGGCGTTTCTGGCGTGGTGCGACGCGATCGGCCGCAGCGTGCGTGTGTACGAGCTGCCGGTCGGCGTGATTACAAACCTGATCGGGGCGGGGTTCTTTTTCTATCTGCTGGCGCGCACGGATATCGCGATGCGGCGGTGA